The Pungitius pungitius chromosome 14, fPunPun2.1, whole genome shotgun sequence genome contains the following window.
attttaaaaaaatagaaaatttaGTGCTAGCCATTGATCGGATTTTTACTTACAGTGGCCCTCAAGCTTCCAACAGTCCATTTTGGGCTATCAAGCTCTCTCCCTCGCTTTACTTTGTGCTCCTCTTTAAGGTAGAGTCTGGAAAAGGAGAATATTGATTATGTACGGTGCAAGAATATAGGGCGACCCAATAATAAAAGCTTAAGAAAACAATGAGGACTCACAATAAAAGACTACAGACGTCATCGTGCCTCTGTCCCATCGAGTCATAAGACTTCACCGTCTTTGACTTAAAATCAATTACCTGGAAGTAGAGAAACATTTCTAAAAGGCCACAAAATCACCCTCCTGGACTTGGTTCTTCAATGTTCCTGAAATACCAAAACAACTACCCCAAAtttgttgaaaaaataaaatgctaaaagcACTCAATGCTCCGTCATGAACCGCCAACTAAACAGGGGGAACATGGCAACAAAGGTGTGGTTGTTACGACTCACAGCCATCGCCCAGTGGACGCCCAGGTGCAGAGGGACGAGGACGAGGTCGTAGAGGAAAATGTCGACAGCCTTGGTCCAGCGCTTCACCGCCGTGTGTCCCCCGGCCTGCCCACCTCCTCGCAGCTTCGGGAAGAAGAAGGTGCTGAACGAGTAGATTTTTAATCCTGCTGCTTCACCAGAGCACCGCTCCATCACCAGGGACAGGTAGAAGTTAATCACCTTGTAAATGAAAACAGACGAGGCACAATACAATTAATCTTAAGAATACTTCTCAGATATGATTAAGAATTTGCATCTGTTGCTTTTCCCGAGCTGAAGGGGGCTGCTTCTTTAATAATTCAAGAACACAGATGATTCAGTACGTTGCTAGTTGCCATTATCGGTTTCTACGGGTGAGCCCAAAATAAGATAAACGCCAGGATCTCACAGGATGCCAAGCGGCTACAAAGCGGTAAGCTGTATTAATAGTTAAGTGGTTGCCTCGTCGGCCTGTTTGTTTAGACAAATATGTGGAAGACGCATGTCAattcaaaaacatgaaaagtCTGATGATGTAGCTCATCCAGCAGAGGATGTTATCTGCCGTGTTAGCAGCCCAATTGGTTGACACGGGCACCAAACATGTGATTATTGTTCCGCTGATGTGGGAATTGTCGCACCGACTTAGCACCTACCTCATCGTTGAGCCAGCCGCCTTCCTGCAGCGTGGCCAGGTCTCTCTGTGTGATGCGTAGTTTGAAAGCTGCGCTGAGAACAAGGTTGGGATCACTCTGAGCCAGTGCACAACTCACCTCTGCTGCCATATCCTACACACAAGGACAACAGATACATAACATACAATTTGAGGCATGATTAATTGAACTCTGCAACCACACCATACTCCTGACCAGCCCACCTTGGTGAGCCTTGGTATGTCCTCGTCACTGTGCCATGCATGTGCAGAATGTGTGTCTGAGAAGACGACTGCGGGAGGCTCTCTGTCCACTAGATTGAGGCGAGTAGCTACTTCTGTAGAAAGGTCCACATCTGCAGACTGTTTCTGCTGTAACACAGGTTGACATACCAGACAGCAGTGATACATTTCTGTTTGCACCAATAATCATAACTTAAAGGGGGCTTTGACACACGTCACTAATGAGGAAAGATGAAGGACTACCTTCGCACATCCAACCAGCTGCGTTTCCTCAAGGGCTCCACTGAACGTCTTACTAAATGGGAAGCTTCCCCACCTGGAAATAAGGGATACAAAAGGTATGGACATTGCAGAATGAATCAATATACATGACACACATTGTGTAGATACACACTTACCTTTCCTTGGTAGTAGATGCATTTCTCCATGTAAACATACTCGGGGAAGCTGTTCAAAAAGACAAGTGATGGTTGAGTCGGGTGGATTCATGACGTTTACTCAAAGGGACAAAGTTAGACTGAGTGTTATGTGAAATTCAACTTAGAAATAAGCACACAAAACTACCAATCACAAACAAAACTGTTGTTTGTAACAATGGTTACCTGTGTATAGCGCTTTCCTGGACCCGGGGTCCAAGGCTTTTCCTGAAGCAGCAGTTTTGTGGTCGACCTGTGAAAGCGACTCACTAGGAGGAAAAGTAGAACGGGATACGTCAGTTGCTCATATCCTACGGTTGAATAAATACAGGGTTACACTTACTCTTGCGGTTTTGTTTGGTTGAAAGGTAGTGGTTGGCTTTTGCTGTACTTCTCGGCTACCATCTCCAGCAAGCGCCTGTAGTGCTCCTTATCGTTCTGCTTTATGGCCTTAAGAGGGAACAGAAAGCGGGATTAGCGGTAAATACAACTTGACTAAATAAGAATACTGAACACTGTAAATGTGGTCAGCTGGGTGAGGTTAGAAACGTGATTAGACAGAAATTGAGATTGAATTTGTTCGatctgaatttaaaaaagggagcTCTATTGGCGACAGGACTTCTCCAAGGAGCAACACTTTATACTTTGCATAAAGACAAATTGGACTATATAATTTGATTGTTGCAGATTTATTGCATTGGTGACTAACTTTGCCGATGTTTTCCCAGGAATTGCAGCAAAGGAATTGCCAATTTTGGTTCGAGGTAAAAACAAGTGTTTGTCCACCAGAGAGCAGTGAAGAGTTAATTGgtttacataaaaataaatattagggACCCATATCTAGGattattaatatataaaacTACCACAAGCACCTAGTACATTTTTATCACTAAATATTGAGATCAGGACAAGCCCAATTTTTTAGCATCAGTCATGATTTTAAAGATTTCTAGCATAATAAGAGTTGTACAGACGATGCAAGCTTATACAAGTATCCTTATATAAACCTGACAAATAAAACTCAAAGACCATTTTACCTCTTCTACAGTAAGACTGGGCTTGTAGCAGCGGTGGTGTCCGAAGCCATTAAAGGTTAGATCAGGGTTAGTGGTTCCCACCCCCAAAGCAGGTCTGGAGGGAAGCAGTTGCAGGgagcctctcctctccctgtcgGGGAGCCCAGTAccactggatttaaaaaaaaaagaaggaaaagaaagtaCAGTAgcaaaaaagcatttaaaaaaaaggtaaatttgATGGTTAATACAGCCCTGTAGGCATATTTACAGCATTTTGAATGAGGAAGGGGACTGGACTTGCCTGCATTTCCTTATTGAAGGGGGTGAAGAGCTCTGAAAGGGATTCTTCCTACTCTTCTCATTCACTCTAATAACTGGTTTGcctgacacaaaacaaaacaaaaatcactcaAAAGGACAATGGCGTTAGGATGTGAAGACCACTCCGTTAAAAGTATGGATGAAATATAAGATAGTCATAAGATCAGTCTTCTCCTGCAACAACAGGTCTCTTCACTCACTCATTCTCCACTCAGTGCTGTTCAACCACGAGGTGTGGAGCTCGTCTATCCCCATCAGAGTAACAGGCTGCATCAAAACAGGAGACGCAAAGTCATTAAAGACAGACAATACAAATCAGATGAACTAACTAAAGTTGCACTTACACTGCATTCCTTAAAAAACTCAGGACAAAAACAGTTTTAAGTAACTTGTAATTCAAATGCAGGTTTATCAAACAGATTATTCTTCCCTGTTCATGTTTTAAATTCTCTCTGTATTTTAATATAAGTATGTTACAAATGAGAGTTAATCagatgttaaaaaacattaagacaGTTATGTTCATGATGTACTATGTACAACATATAGAAAGATTTTGAGTCTTTGGGTTTGGCTGCATATGAAATAGGCCTTAAAGCCTGGCGTGTCTGTGTGGCTCAGAATGCAATTCGTGAAGTATCAAACTTCAAATGCACAAGTGTGAGGAGGGAGTCGGAGGACCAACCTGCGCGTCTTCATAATGTCTCGAATTCTCACGACTGGTCGTCAGCGGATTCTGCAGCCTGAGCAGCCTCGCTACCCCGGCCACCGTCTTCTTCACGAAGCCAACGACTACATCTGACACAAAAGAGAGGCAAAAATAAACAGCCTTCATTTGTTGGACACTATTGGAATAAACACAGGGATAAATCGGTTGGTTAAACAAACCTCGCCTCCTTCTTTTCACCTCTAGCTGGTCACCGTCTGCAACATCAACGctgtaagaagaagaaacaagttgGAGAAGACCAaagtacattacatgtcatttagccgacgcttttatccaaagcgacttacaataagtgcatttccacagagatacaaactcagaagaacaagtaacaagaaagtacaattttcatcaaataagcggtttcaaaacatgtcatagaaaagtgccattataagtacaatttaagtgctacgatttgttagtgctacggtttgctagtgttttagtcaaggtcaAAACATTAGTAATAATCTCAATAGTTCTCACTCAATAACATCATCTGATGACCTTTTAGGGTCAACATCCATTTGTGTTCATCATATATTTGGATTATTAAGTGTCTAGTGCTTTAGGTACACCTGCCTACAACTAACGAGGGTCTTTATTGAGTAACCTGCCGATGTCTGATACAGTCTGCAAACTATGATGGAGTCCAAGGTGATGCCTTCAAACAACAGTGCAATACCCAGAGGTAAGCAGTTTCAGTACCACAAAACCGAGAATAGCCAAAGAATGCTCACTTTTAAGGGGTTCAAAACATAGAATGGTTGGAGTTTTTGTGGAGGATCTTCATGAACAagcaacaatttaaaaaatggccaattgacattaaaaaaaaattacatttacgGTTAGCCAGGTGACCGCCTGTGCCATCAAAAAAGTTGAAGCAAAATAGTATCGGCGTTAAATAGATTCCTTCGATGTTTCACATGGACGTTTCGTGGTATGCTCAGAGGAGTTTAGCAACTAACGTTAACGGAAGGTGATCTTATAGTGTTGGTTATTCACAACGGTaaacaagctaacgttagcttgactAACAGCCAGTAACCTCCTATTTATGGGTCGATTAAGCATTTTACGTCACGTTAATCGAATTAGTAAAGGGATATAAGGTTGTGTCAAACATTCAACTATCACCAGTGAACACGTAACGTCAGTCTGAGTACAGGAACAGAATATAATCTTCAACAACCGACCTCTGGTAGTTGCGTTTAGCCGGTCTGCTGAGGGTCTCCTGACGCCGTGCTCCCGCCTCCACGCCGTCACCTTTCCCGGGCCAGTCGGTGGGGTTTTGCCTCGTAACGGGCTCAAACAGCGACGATAGTCCGTCAACTATCCATCCATACATCCCAGACAAATACGACAAAAGTGTAGCGCGGTCTTCTACGCGATCCAGGACTATTTTACGCACAGATAAGAGGCCAAAAACCGACCTAATGTTACATCAATGCcagcggttagcttagcttagcagcaCGGTGCCGATATTCTGGATGTGCGTCATTCTGTGTTGATGTCTCACGTAGAGCGAACGTTTTACACGCCTCGGGAAGATTAGTAGGCGgagttttaaaatataaatcgaATGAATACGGTAAATTGGGAAACACCACAAAGCGGTTTCTGCGGACCCTATAAACAAACCAACCTCCTGATCTGGAGTTTACAGCGTGCCAGTAGCACATCAAACCATCGACTGCTCCTGACTTTCTCAAATGTTGATGTGTTTCATAAAATCTCAGGGATTTTATGGTTGTTGACTTGAgtgtaataattaaaaaattaacccattttaggggaaaaaagtCATTAAACATTCATTGTAAATCTAAATGAGTAAAACACGTTTTGACTACTTCATTAATATCCGGTTAATCAGCTTACcaaatgcatttaatttaaatccAAACCTGATTTATATGACTATGCAAGATCTAAATGTAATTTATGCTATTAAAATTTTTGTTTGGGTTCATCttgaataaacaaaaatgaagtaaaaggAATTCTGTAAAGTACAATTTTACCGTATCTGTCATTTGCAAGTGGCAGAGGTCAGTTCtttaaaatcatgttttttttgtttacatgaAAATGTATAGCTTCACTCTGATTCACAAATAAATCAACCCACCATGAGCATTTGTAGTTGTATTCTAATTGTGGTGCATTTTTTAGTCTTATATTGTCAGAAACTAGCGCTGATCACTTTAAATATGAGCCTATACGGTTTCTATTATCTGTTAACAGAGAACACCATTCTGCCATGCTCAGTTCCCTTTATGTAATATAGCCATCACAGTACTTTATTAAAGCAGTATGCATGTTTAAACTGTTTATCGTATTAAGCTTACCTTAATAAATAGAACAGATAAACTTCTATAATTAATCGTTTGTCACTGTTACACAATGAGAATTCTTCAGATACCTTAAGCTATAATTCAACGATGATGTGCATACAATAAACTCAGTCTCTTTGGTTTGtagacacatttaaaatatttatcaacTTTATGGTAGAAAcattacacaaaaaacaaatggttCACCAACATGCCATCTTAATCATGGATTTTCAGAAAAACAATCAGTGCAAATTTGGATAAGTCAAATCAGCAACAGCCCTATTTACAAGCACAAAGTAATAAAGACATcaatagaaaaataacaaacactatttaaaataaagaaaaacaaattggtTCTGGCAACATCTCAAGGTCCCCTTCAAAAATACAATCGTACAGAGAATAGAAAAATACCAATAAAAAgtattgaaaaataatttatgtAATTATAAAATCACTtcttccaaaaaaaatcaacacaataTTCCTTTCTACATATTTCAGTTTTGGAATGTTATGCAAACAGCCAACATTCATTCAGTGGTTGGACGACGTCGGGTCAGGCTGAAAACCAGACGAAcctaataaaaaacagaaataagcaAAATATGAGATTAAAGCATACAGTCAAAGATAAAACTACCAGTAATGgtctatttttatatattttgttgacCATAGACAGccatgcatttctttaaaaCTATAATTTGTTAAATATTCACATGTTTAAGCAATCGCAGATATGCAGTGCAAAAACACCCATTAGAAAACAGCATTGATGAAAGAAGACTAAGCCTATAGATTTCTTTAGGATGTAAATATAGATCTACATAAATAGTGCTAATGCATGGTAGGAGCTGCCATCACCAGATGAAATATTCAGTTTTGTAAAACTTAggagaaaagcacaaaaaagaatCACATGGCAGTCCATTGTCAGCGGCCGTTCGCCAGTCTTTGAGGGTAAATGTCTTGCAGGATTTTCTTAAATTGTGACGTTTTTTTAAACAACGCGTTTGGATTGCGTTTTTTGAATGCCTTTTTATCCTGCTACCAGGAAAACTTTTTTCAGTCTGTATTTATGAAACAGGACTAACAGGTCATCACAGGAGATCCCCAAAAGAAGAACTACTTTAGAGTGACGCAGCCATTGCACACAACTGTGAAACATGTGCACAGGTGTGTTAAGGTTCGGGCTATTTCTGCAGGGTTCAACaagttaaataatatttaatatttctaataTCTTTTGACTACCTAATTATATCTGTTGCATGATCATAACACCCAAAGTATATAAATAttatgggggaaaaaagtttaagttttctATTCTATTGGAAAACTGAAGCCATAGTAATCTATTGAATCATTCTGACACCCATTGAAACAAATAGCTGGCTGAAGTTtgcagaaaatatttaaaaaatagttaAGACATCCACAATAAAAATGAACTTTTAATATAAACTGACATAAATATAGGGGGCACGTATGTGTCAGACCAAAGTGCCACCTACGCCCTTTGACATTTGGTGGAGTGAGTATTTTACACTCACACTCACCTGGACCATTCAGGTAAATTGGCGACAAGCAGCTCAGGTACAGCCACGTCCTATTCTCCTGCAGCCAGCGCTGCCGATAACCAATCATATGAGGGGAACAGGCTGACTGtatcctcctttcctctttagGGGGTGGGGCTAAACAAGTCTTGCCTACCAAGTTGGGAGATGACAGAGCACACAAGTTTTGTAGGATTTAATGAATGCTTTTTTGCAGCAAGTGTTTGGAGTCTTTCATAGAATTACGTGTTATGAACTTTGTAATCATTAGCGCATtttctttgtacatttttgtgaagaaaaacaccggaaaataaatgaccaaattaGCAGACATTCAACTAATGCTGGGATCAGACTGCACAATATCAGTGTTTTGATATAGCTTCAGATTAGGCCATCATTGTGTGCATGACATATAGGTGATTGTTAAAGTGCCAGGAAACCTGTACGCGAATGACGTGAACGCTTTATGTGGggtctttttctttcaatggaAAGCTAGTGAGTGTGCAGAGGATGATGTTTCACTCATATCTGGTGTCAACTTGGTAGAATACTAGTACTCAAGAGTGAAAGACGATATGATTCGGCATGTATACAATAGATTGTGAATAAAGGTTGGAACGTCAGGGTACGTTGTATACGTTTTTGGTGGCGCTGATGCATTCGGTtagggggaaaaagggaaaaggctcCTTGTGTATTCTTTTGAGCCATCATCACCAGGATGATTCGATGTGTGGTCTGATCTCAGCATTAAGAGCTATAAAACAAACCCAGTGCCCTGTAACATCTCCCAGTTTGTTATCCTTTGCTACAATTCTAATGAGGGCCTCAGAACCCAAGGAGTGTTGCTTAATAATTTGGCTGTTTTTGAATTTCCTTCAAATTGGTGGGATACCATCACCAGTAGGATTTCTTACTCGACTGTTCGCTGCCAAGCCCAAATCACTAatcaaatgtaaacacaaacatgGACTAAAAGTGCAATAAATTAAAGTCAGCAGGTTCCCCAATCCTAAATCCATTAATATACTCAGTGTTTAGCTGACACCCTGTGTTTCCAGTGTGACAAATTTGTGACAGATTCTTTAAATTGTCATCCACTTTGATGCATTAAACTCCTATCTTTTTTGCTGAAATTCACCTTCCTTATACTTAATGCTGTTCACCTCGTCTGGTTCCCACCAGCCGCTGCTGGACTTTCTCTAGATGGTGGATATATTCTGTCAAAGATCGCTCTGGATCCTGAGCAGTTTCTCCTGAATGCTCCGAGCCCACCGTGGTGCAGGAGTTAACCCTGAGGAGACAAGAAAGCTTATTGATGAAAAAGGAGTTTCAGTCCATTACAAATATTTGTGAAGAGTTCCACTTAAAAATGTAGTTTAAGAAGAGCCCAAACCTGTTGTGCAACCTGAAGGGTGATTTTGTGGGTGGAACAAGGTGTGACACTTTGTCTCTGTGGACGGCACTGCCGTCTCTGATCGGCGGGGAGTCAAACTTTAACCGAGGATGTAGTTGCGTTAAAACTTCAGCTTTAGGTCCTGTAACAGTCATTAAGATTAAAAATCCATATCAATTTAATAATCCTGAGCCACAGAGAGGTGATGTTTAGCATCAGTAAATGTGTTCACCGAGCTGACCTTGAACATGCCCATTGACCGTCGCGGATACAGATAATCTTCTGATCGCTTTCTGCCATTTCCTCGTCAGGAACCTCATTCTAAAAATAAAGTGAggttagttttagtttttaggCTGAGGTAAGCCTCGTAACTCTATGCTCCCTACCTTGAGATGGCAATGACAACTCGCACAGCGGCCCTAAATCGTCCCAGCGGTCTGTTgcgggaggatgggggggacGGGCGTGCCCCCATATGAGCGATGAGACACAGAGTGGCCTGCTCACTCTCCTGGAAACAtcccaggagcagcagcaggtaacGTTTCTGGTACACCAGAGCTTTCCTGAAGCTCTCAGCGCGCAGGTAGCGCTCATACAAACGCTGCACCTGAAAAACAATGCGCACACATTGTAcaaatttaatatatttttttaaatagtggtGTAAGCTCTGAAGTGTACCACttgaaggtgaaaaaaaaaaaaaaaaaatgaaaatttattggaaatttaaaaaaagaccatttatgACGAAGTCTATTAGGGTTGAAGAACAGTATAAAAACACTGCACTGATTATTCTTGTAAAATCTGTTCTTGGATGgcttaaaaaatatttctttatcaTATTAAATTTCTCACTGACCTTGCTGTTGCTGGTCACATCATTGATGGGTCTGTTCTCAGTCTCTGTGGTGACCTTAGCGAGCTCGTTCTCTGTGCACCGCAGCTGTCGCTCCGAGCAGGCgattgtgtgtttgagggcagcTCTATCCCGACTCAGGGACGTCACGCGCTCTGTAAGTTCTGAGTTCTCCTTCAGCAACCGTTCCAGCAGACTGGGGGATGACTGCGTGGCGAACGTCTACGGcaagaaaatgtattcttcAGAAACAGTCCAGTGAATTTCAAATCCTATAATACCACCATTACCTGCATCCGAGAGTAATAAAGTCAAAGGGTTCTGTGGCAGAGCACTCACTATTGGTCTCACTGTAGTACTTGTGTAATAACCATGCATGTACCTGCTGGTTTAGATGTACAACGTCTGCCTGGAAGTCACTCTGGAGGTTCTGTGAAGACACTGCCCTGTGTTGCTGCCCTGTGGTTTGTGCAGAAAGCCTCTGAGCAGccatctgtctctcctccttttccagCTCTGCCAGAGTGCACTGCAGCTTCTGCATGCGCTGCTGGTCCTGTTGCCTCAACAGCTCCAACTCACACTAAAGTCAGAAATGTTTGTAAGGTTTTTGTGTGTATCCAGAACGGTCTAAAAGAAGAGCATTACAATTGGGAATGCATCAAAGATGTTATTTTACCAGTTTATTGTTGGTCCTATCCTgtcgtctctccctctccatctgctcttgcctctccttcctcttctctctctcccactgctCCTCGCGTTCCCTCTCTTTGTCCTTCAGCAGTCGCATTCTCGCCTTCAGCTCGGCTAGTTCCCCACCTTGGTGTCGGGATCGCTCTCGCTCCATCTCTAATGCACAGCTGGTTTCCCGTTTCTGCTCCTTCAAGGCCTCCAGAGCTACACGACAACGAGCGGcggcctcctgctccctctgcagctccgCCCTCCTCGTTCGGTCCTCCTCTTCCCAATTCCTCCGGCTCTGCAGAAGCTCGGCTCTCAGTTTGTCCAACTCGACAAccagctcctccccctgccttcgctcctgctccagctgggcACGCATGTCGgagaggaacttcctgtctctggcGGCATCCGCCTCGTGTCTGCGGCTGACTTCATCAACCTGCCTGGAGCAACGGTCTCTCTCTTCATCCAACTTCTTGCGTGTATTTGCGAGCTTTGAGCGAATTTCTGCTTGACAAGATTCTGCTTCAGTCACGAGGCGCTCAAAGCGAGTCTGGTCTTGCAAGCTGAGCTCTTGCTGGTGAGCGGAAAGTTGGCGTTGATCTTCTAGCTCCTTCTGGGTGTCGTTGAGGCGTTTCTCCAGCAGCACGCTGCGGGACTGTTCAATCTTAAGCTCCCGTTGGAGGTTGCTGCAGGCGACCCTCTCCTGTTCCACCTGACCCTTCAGAGCCGTGACCTCTAACCTCTTCTGCTCGAAGGAAACTTGCGCAGCCTGGAAATTTTATCAGAGTTTACAAAGTGAACGAATGCACCCTGTACAGGAAgtgtttttgtatgtttctCTTAACATAATATCAGCAGTTTAATATCACTAGTATGGAAAAATACTTTCAGcatgaaaatatatttgctGCGTATAAGTGGAACATGACTTACTGATGGATTTAATACGGCCAGGTATTTAAATTCTACTAAAATTTCCACATGCCGTTTTAAATGACTACCACTCTATTGGTTCAGGCCTTCAATTATCAGTGCTGACTGAAGTCAGTTATTTCACACCAGCTTTTATGTGAGAATTCAAAGTGCATTCAGCAAGCACGCAGGCGTGCTTGTATTACCGCTctactttcctcctcctctcggtcCTTACGGACACTGAGAGTTCTTTCCTGCTCCAGTTGTTGTTGAAGCTCTCTGACTCTTAGCTGCTCATGTCTCAAATCTTCCTCCGCCTTTTCCACAGCcatcctgaagaaaaaaaaaaaaagcacaacccACACATTTTTCTCAACACTTTTTTGTATTAGATGTCTGAGTTTAATGGAAACAAATTGAGGAACCAAAATTCCTATAAAGTAGTATGTTGTAAAAACGAAATATTGAGCATTTTAGCATGTACCTAATGGCCAACAtgtggatttaatttaatttttgaaAATACTAATTGAAGTTCTGATTTTCACAATACAATTAATTCACACTacctattttgtttttgttctctatATCAACTAGGAATAATGTTTttggctgtgtttgtgtccaacGCACCTGAGTGactgcattttgttcttttgatCTTGCTGAGTGTCACAAACACATGTTGAGTGTTtctgcctctcctccagctcagtCCTCAGTGGATTTTCATCCGGTTTGTCAGTCTGGAGCTGATCTCTGGGCttgtcatcttcctctctgtagTCAGTCTGAGGAAGACCGAAGAAGGTGATCAGCAAGACATCAGTTTCTTGTCACTAGATTATTTCATAATCTTTTAAACCATAGTAACTCACTCGTGTTTGGCTTTGAGCCATTCGACAGAGCAGCTCTCTGAGAGCAATCACAGTCTCCTGAAGTgccctcttctcctgctgccaGCTCATGGGGGGGTTGGAGGAAGGATGATCTTGCTGGTCGGTTTTGACGGCGGCACCTTCAGAATGATGTCCTCTTAGATCCGAGACATGAGGCTGCATTGAGGACGTGGCGCGACGTTGGGACAGTGTCAGAATTTGGCAGCTTTCTTGATACACTTTCTTCAACAGACCCTGCGGAAAGAAGTAAAGTATAAGGAGAAGGAAAGTATAAAATCTCTGCAGAAATTCTCTTGATTTCAAAATATGCAGAGTTTAAATAAAGCCTACCTGAAGCTCAGGCGACAACAGGTCATCGCTGTAGCTCATACTGCCTGCAGCACTGTCTGTGTTCACTGTGGGGTTCATTCCTCTGCAGTGGAGATACTCAAGAAACTGAGCATCCAGCCTTTCAGTCTGTTCCAGCTCTACTTTCAGCCTCGCACCTAGTTCTGAACTCACATCTTAGAGCACATAAGTTCAGTGGATCAGTGTGGAGATAATCAATTCTTATTTCTAATGAAGtcaattaaaacaaagattaaaaaaaaacatgcaacaatGGATGCCACTAAGAAGTATTGTCTATGAAGCAAAAGCCTGATATATCTTATTTCTTTTATCcaaaaacttcaaaataaaa
Protein-coding sequences here:
- the senp2 gene encoding sentrin-specific protease 2, whose translation is MYGWIVDGLSSLFEPVTRQNPTDWPGKGDGVEAGARRQETLSRPAKRNYQSVDVADGDQLEVKRRRRDVVVGFVKKTVAGVARLLRLQNPLTTSRENSRHYEDAQPVTLMGIDELHTSWLNSTEWRMSKPVIRVNEKSRKNPFQSSSPPSIRKCSGTGLPDRERRGSLQLLPSRPALGVGTTNPDLTFNGFGHHRCYKPSLTVEEAIKQNDKEHYRRLLEMVAEKYSKSQPLPFNQTKPQDESLSQVDHKTAASGKALDPGSRKALYTASPSMFTWRNASTTKERWGSFPFSKTFSGALEETQLVGCAKQKQSADVDLSTEVATRLNLVDREPPAVVFSDTHSAHAWHSDEDIPRLTKDMAAEVSCALAQSDPNLVLSAAFKLRITQRDLATLQEGGWLNDEVINFYLSLVMERCSGEAAGLKIYSFSTFFFPKLRGGGQAGGHTAVKRWTKAVDIFLYDLVLVPLHLGVHWAMAVIDFKSKTVKSYDSMGQRHDDVCSLLLLYLKEEHKVKRGRELDSPKWTVGSLRATEIPQQRNGSDCGVFVCKYADYIAKGRPLSFKQCHMPVFRKVMIWEILNQKLC